The uncultured Bacteroides sp. DNA segment ATCTGCATTGGGTTGCCTGTGATGCCAGCGGGTATATCTTCAAAATAGAGTGTACCTACCGTGCCATAGATCAATGAGATGCCATAGAGCAATAGTCCGCTGGAAAAGAGTGCGGTAAGGATGTATTTTGCTCCTGCTTCGGCAGAATGGTGACGGTATTTATCAAAAGCAACCAATGCAGCCATTGGAACAGACGCTGTTTCGAGTCCGATAAAGAACATCAGGAAGTGTCCGGCGGAAATCATGAAATACATACCGAGCAAGGTGCTCAGTGTAAGTACGTAAAACTCGCCTTGCTTGATGAAGGTGTCTTCGCGGGCCAACCATTCGTGAGCCAACAAGAAAACAATGATTGTACCTACGTTGAGTACTGATTTAACAATGGTCATCATCGGTACATAGTGATACATGCCTCCAAAAGCATCGGCTGCGGTACCGGGTACGAGATTAATAATGGTATGTATGGCCATTAAGACGACAGGCAAAAGAGTGTTCAGGTGCACTTTACCGTCTTTTTTATGAGCATCCGGACTCACAAACAGGTCGGCCACAAAGATGATGACGATGACTGCTATGAGCGATAGCTCTTCTTTCATATATAAGAATTGTGAGTAATCCATATTGTTGTTTTATGATTAGACGATTACTATTATCGTATTAATTGTGAAACAACCGGCAATACGCTATCACCGATCATGTGACTGATCCAAAAAGGTGCTATACCTAATCCGGCTACACAGACAATGAGGCAGATAACGGCAAAGCGTTCGTCCCAAGTTGCATCAGTCAGTTTCAGATGTTCTTCGTTTACCGGATTACCGTAGAGAATCTTACCTACCAAACGCAGAATGTAGACTGCCGTGATAACAATAGAGGTGGTAGCCAGAATAGTCATTGTGCGGTGGAATGCATCGAAGTTTTGGAAGGAACCAACAAAGATAGTCATTTCGGCTACGAAACCGCTGAGGCCGGGTAAACCCAGATTAGCTAAACCGGCAATGACGTAACATACGCTTAAGAAAGGCATGATCTTCATCAATCCTCCAAGTTCCCGAACATCTCGGGTATGCGTTCGCCCGTAAATCATACCAATGAGGGCGAAGAAGAGGGCTGTCATCAACCCGTGACTAAGCATTTGCAGTACAGCACCTGTAGAAGCTGTTTGATTCATCATCAGAATGGCGAAAAGTACCAATCCGCAGTGACTTACAGATGAATAGGCGTTGATGTATTTCAAGTCTGTCTGCACACAAGCGCTAAAGGCTCCGTACACCACACTAATTCCGGTTAAGATAAGGAATATCCAGCTTAGCTCTTTAGCAGCGTCAGGCATCAGATACATGGCTATGCGGAAACATCCATATCCACCAAGTTTCATCAATACACCGGCGTGAAGCATAGATACAGCTGTTGGGGCTGAAGCATGACCGTCGGGACTCCATGTATGGAATGGGAACAAGGCCCCCAGCACTCCAAAACCTAAAAAGGTAAGAGGAAACCAGATACATTGTTGGGCAAATGGTATGTTGTGCAGTTTGGCGATTTCTAAAAGGTTCATTGTTGTGGCGCCACTACCGAAGTAGATGCCCAAAATGCCTACTAACAGAAAAGCGGAACCACCCATAAGCATCAGTGTTAGCTTCATTGCCGCATATTCTTTGCGTCCGCTGCCCCATACTCCAATGAGTAGGTACATCGGTATCAGTGCTATTTCGTAGAACATGAACATGGTGAACAAGTCAACACAGATGAAGAAGCCGAAAACACCCATGCTAAGCAGAGTGAACCAAAGGAAGTATTCCTTGGTTTGGAGTTTCATCTGCCACGAAGCAAACGTTCCGGTAAATACAATGATGGCACTGAGGAGCAACATGGCTACCGAAATTCCATCTACTCCTACAGAGTAAGCTATATGGAGCGGCGCATACCACATCGTATCGGCACGAAACAACATCTCGGCAGTGTTGCCGGCTCCACGTTCATTGAGATACATGCAGGTAAGGGCAATAGCCAAACCTAGCAATATCGTACTACCTGTAACCATCACGCCTCTGATGGCTTTAATGCCTTTCGACATCCAAAGCCCGGCGAGCATAAGTAAAGGGACTAGTACGAATAGGGATAAGAAGTTCATATCATTTAATGCTTTAGAATGTCAATAATAGGGTTACAATCAGTGCCAGCGTACCAAGCAGGAACACAAATGCATATTGTTGCACTTGGCCGCTTTGCAAATCGCGTATCTCATCGCTCGTAGCATGTGTGCCCCAGGCAAGGAAGTCGAAGAAGCCATCAACAACGTGACGGTCGAACCATGCGATAGGAGTAGAGATGCAACGGAAAATAATCTTATGGGTGACGAATTGGTATACTTCGTCAATATAAAAGCGTTGAGAGGCTGCGGTGTGCAGGCGGGCAAAGCGTTTGCCCAACATGTCGGCTACAGGTTGTGCCGGACGCATATAGATCCAAGTAGCTAATGATATGGAGATGATGGCTATCGCTACACTCGTGATGGCTACTGTAGCATCCAAATGAATGTGGTAAGCTTCCCCGTTACTGCTCACAAGCGTTCCGAATGGAATGAATCCGGCTACACAAGTGATAACAGCTAGAAATATAAGTGGGAAAGTCATAGCCAACGGACTTTCGTGCGGCGTGTGAGCGGCATGTAATTCCTTATTCTCTTTTCCCCAAAATATGCCGTAATATAGGCGGAACATGTAAAATGCTGTCATGGCGGCAATAACTGTCATTACCCAACCCATTATCGGACTATATTCAAAGCAAGCGGCAAGGATCTCATCTTTCGAGAAGAATCCGGAAAAAGGAGGTATACCGGCTATAGCAAGACAAGCA contains these protein-coding regions:
- a CDS encoding NADH-quinone oxidoreductase subunit M, which translates into the protein MNFLSLFVLVPLLMLAGLWMSKGIKAIRGVMVTGSTILLGLAIALTCMYLNERGAGNTAEMLFRADTMWYAPLHIAYSVGVDGISVAMLLLSAIIVFTGTFASWQMKLQTKEYFLWFTLLSMGVFGFFICVDLFTMFMFYEIALIPMYLLIGVWGSGRKEYAAMKLTLMLMGGSAFLLVGILGIYFGSGATTMNLLEIAKLHNIPFAQQCIWFPLTFLGFGVLGALFPFHTWSPDGHASAPTAVSMLHAGVLMKLGGYGCFRIAMYLMPDAAKELSWIFLILTGISVVYGAFSACVQTDLKYINAYSSVSHCGLVLFAILMMNQTASTGAVLQMLSHGLMTALFFALIGMIYGRTHTRDVRELGGLMKIMPFLSVCYVIAGLANLGLPGLSGFVAEMTIFVGSFQNFDAFHRTMTILATTSIVITAVYILRLVGKILYGNPVNEEHLKLTDATWDERFAVICLIVCVAGLGIAPFWISHMIGDSVLPVVSQLIR